The following are encoded in a window of Massilia sp. R2A-15 genomic DNA:
- the rsfS gene encoding ribosome silencing factor, whose translation MDIKKLQALVVDALEDVKGQEIAVFDTVHLTSLFDRIAVVSGTSNRQTKALAASVRDKVKDAGGDVIGIEGEDTGEWVLVDLGDMIVHIMQPAIRQYYRLEEIWGDKPVKLGAAKRKSTPASAEASESKVKSKHLASTQDAPEVKPIKEAKPAAAKKAAAKKTAAAKPAAKKAAATKAVGKTVKVAPTKTEVAAVKALKEQPPKRVAKAKPAADAVPEKKVIKRVAKKVEAE comes from the coding sequence ATGGATATCAAAAAACTGCAAGCCCTGGTCGTGGACGCTCTCGAGGACGTCAAGGGCCAGGAAATCGCCGTGTTCGACACCGTGCACCTGACCAGCCTTTTCGACCGCATCGCCGTCGTCTCGGGTACCTCGAACCGCCAGACCAAGGCGCTTGCCGCGTCGGTGCGCGATAAAGTCAAGGATGCCGGCGGCGACGTGATCGGCATCGAGGGCGAAGACACCGGCGAATGGGTGCTGGTCGACCTGGGCGACATGATCGTCCACATCATGCAGCCGGCGATCCGCCAGTACTACCGCCTGGAAGAAATCTGGGGCGACAAGCCGGTCAAGCTGGGCGCCGCCAAGCGCAAGTCCACCCCGGCTTCGGCCGAAGCCTCCGAGTCCAAGGTCAAGTCGAAGCACCTGGCGTCGACCCAGGACGCGCCGGAAGTCAAGCCGATCAAGGAAGCCAAGCCTGCCGCCGCCAAGAAGGCCGCCGCGAAGAAGACCGCCGCCGCCAAGCCGGCAGCGAAGAAGGCCGCCGCCACCAAGGCCGTCGGCAAGACCGTCAAGGTCGCGCCGACCAAGACCGAAGTGGCCGCCGTCAAGGCGCTCAAGGAGCAGCCGCCGAAGCGCGTCGCCAAGGCCAAGCCGGCCGCCGACGCCGTGCCGGAAAAGAAGGTCATCAAGCGCGTGGCCAAGAAGGTCGAGGCAGAGTAA
- the rlmH gene encoding 23S rRNA (pseudouridine(1915)-N(3))-methyltransferase RlmH, whose translation MQLIIAAVGHKMPAWIETGFSEYTKRMPPELRIVLKEIKPVERSGSKTAATAMALERERIEAVLPKSVRIIALDERGKDLTSVGLSQQLMAWQQDGRDTAFLIGGADGLDPELKAKAEGLIRISSMTLPHGMVRVMLAEQLYRAWSITQNHPYHRV comes from the coding sequence ATGCAGCTCATTATCGCTGCGGTCGGCCACAAGATGCCGGCCTGGATCGAGACCGGCTTTTCCGAGTACACCAAGCGCATGCCGCCCGAGCTGCGCATCGTGCTCAAGGAAATCAAGCCGGTCGAGCGCTCCGGCAGCAAGACCGCCGCCACCGCGATGGCGCTCGAGCGCGAGCGCATCGAGGCGGTCCTTCCGAAGAGCGTGCGCATCATCGCCCTCGATGAACGCGGCAAGGACCTCACCAGCGTCGGCCTGTCGCAGCAGCTGATGGCCTGGCAGCAGGATGGGCGCGACACCGCCTTCCTGATCGGCGGGGCCGACGGCCTCGATCCCGAACTGAAGGCGAAGGCGGAAGGACTGATCCGCATATCCAGCATGACGCTCCCGCACGGCATGGTGCGTGTTATGCTGGCAGAGCAGCTGTATAGGGCGTGGTCGATCACGCAGAACCACCCCTATCACCGCGTCTGA
- a CDS encoding nucleoside triphosphate pyrophosphatase, whose protein sequence is MKLLDNKIYLASKSPRRRELLRQIGVEFELLMLRNDASRGGPDVSEIELPGESPAVYVARVAGEKAAFAFNVVQMRRMPPRPVLAADTTVTIDGEILGKPADPDEAARMLERLSGRTHQVLTSVAVHHTNMAEQFTQVSQVRFATLSAASIKAYCASAEPYDKAGGYGIQGLAALFVEHIEGSHSGIMGLPLYETAKLLRQAGVPLP, encoded by the coding sequence ATGAAACTGCTCGATAACAAAATCTACCTGGCTTCCAAGAGCCCGCGTCGCCGTGAACTGCTGCGCCAGATCGGCGTCGAGTTCGAACTGCTCATGCTGCGCAACGACGCCTCGCGCGGCGGTCCCGACGTCTCCGAAATCGAGCTGCCCGGCGAGTCGCCGGCCGTGTATGTCGCGCGTGTCGCCGGCGAGAAGGCGGCGTTCGCGTTCAATGTTGTGCAGATGCGCCGCATGCCGCCGCGCCCTGTGCTGGCGGCCGATACCACCGTCACCATCGACGGCGAGATCCTCGGCAAGCCGGCCGACCCGGACGAAGCGGCGCGCATGCTCGAGCGCCTGTCCGGCCGCACCCACCAGGTGCTGACGTCGGTCGCGGTCCATCACACCAACATGGCCGAACAGTTTACCCAGGTGTCGCAGGTGCGCTTTGCGACCCTGAGCGCGGCGTCGATCAAGGCCTACTGCGCCAGCGCCGAGCCGTACGACAAGGCCGGCGGCTACGGCATCCAGGGACTGGCCGCGCTGTTCGTCGAGCATATCGAAGGCAGCCACTCGGGCATCATGGGCCTGCCGCTGTACGAAACGGCCAAGCTGCTGCGCCAAGCCGGCGTGCCGCTGCCGTAA
- the rng gene encoding ribonuclease G, which translates to MNEDILINITPQETRVALVLQGAVQELHIERTLTRGLAGNVYLGKVVRVLPGMQSAFIDIGLERAAFLHVADIWEARPHDGPAVAPTAIEKILFDGQVLTVQVIKDPIGTKGARLSTQISIAGRMLVYLPQDSHIGISQKIEKESDRDLLRSRLQSLLPPEEKGGYIVRTMAEEATDADLQADVDYLRKTWSAICLGARTRPATSLLYQDLNLAQRVLRDFVHDETASIQVDSRENYVNLVDFAKAYTPTELPRLQHYTGERPLFDLYGVEEEILRALGRRVDLKSGGYLIVDQTEAMTTIDVNTGGFVGGRNFADTIFKTNLEAAHAIARQLRLRNLGGIIILDFIDMDNNEHRNAVLAELKKTLSRDRTKVSVSGFSALGLVEMTRKRTRESLAHILCEPCPACAGKGQVKTSRTICYEILRELLREAKQFNPREFRILASQEVVDLFLEEESQHLAMLGDFIGKRISLQVENAYHQEQYDVILM; encoded by the coding sequence ATGAACGAAGACATCCTCATCAACATTACGCCCCAGGAGACGCGCGTCGCGCTGGTCCTGCAGGGAGCCGTGCAGGAACTGCACATCGAGCGCACGCTCACGCGCGGCCTGGCCGGCAACGTCTACCTTGGCAAAGTCGTGCGCGTGCTGCCGGGGATGCAGTCGGCGTTCATCGACATCGGCCTCGAACGCGCCGCCTTCCTGCACGTCGCCGACATCTGGGAAGCGCGCCCGCACGACGGCCCCGCCGTCGCCCCCACCGCCATCGAGAAGATCCTGTTCGACGGCCAGGTGCTGACGGTGCAGGTGATCAAGGACCCGATCGGCACCAAGGGCGCGCGCCTGTCCACGCAGATCTCGATCGCCGGCCGCATGCTGGTGTACCTGCCGCAGGACAGCCACATCGGCATCTCGCAGAAGATCGAAAAGGAGTCCGACCGCGACCTGCTGCGCAGCCGCCTGCAAAGCCTGCTGCCGCCGGAAGAAAAAGGCGGCTACATCGTGCGCACGATGGCCGAGGAAGCGACCGACGCCGACCTGCAGGCCGACGTGGACTACCTGCGCAAGACCTGGAGCGCGATCTGCCTTGGCGCGCGCACGCGGCCGGCCACCAGCCTGCTGTACCAGGATCTGAACCTGGCCCAGCGCGTACTGCGCGACTTCGTGCATGACGAGACGGCGAGCATCCAGGTGGACTCGCGTGAGAACTATGTCAACCTGGTCGATTTCGCCAAGGCCTACACGCCGACCGAGCTGCCGCGCCTGCAGCACTACACCGGCGAGCGGCCGCTGTTCGATTTGTACGGCGTCGAGGAAGAAATCCTGCGCGCGCTGGGCCGGCGCGTGGACCTCAAGTCCGGCGGCTACCTGATCGTCGACCAGACCGAGGCGATGACCACCATCGACGTGAACACCGGCGGCTTTGTCGGCGGGCGCAACTTCGCCGACACCATCTTCAAGACCAACCTGGAAGCGGCGCACGCGATCGCGCGCCAGCTGCGGCTGCGCAACCTGGGCGGCATCATCATCCTCGACTTCATCGACATGGACAACAACGAGCATCGCAACGCGGTGCTGGCCGAGCTGAAAAAGACGCTGTCGCGCGACCGCACCAAGGTGTCGGTCAGCGGCTTCTCGGCGCTGGGGCTGGTGGAGATGACGAGAAAGCGCACGCGCGAGTCGCTGGCGCATATCCTGTGCGAGCCCTGCCCCGCGTGCGCCGGCAAGGGCCAGGTCAAGACCAGCCGCACCATCTGCTACGAGATCCTGCGCGAGCTGCTGCGCGAGGCGAAGCAGTTCAACCCGCGCGAGTTCCGCATCCTGGCATCGCAGGAAGTGGTGGACCTGTTCCTGGAGGAAGAGTCGCAGCACCTGGCGATGCTGGGCGACTTCATCGGCAAGCGCATCTCGCTGCAGGTGGAGAACGCCTATCACCAGGAGCAGTACGACGTCATTTTGATGTAG
- a CDS encoding type 1 glutamine amidotransferase domain-containing protein, which translates to MNVLMVLTSHDKLGDTGKKTGFWLEEFAAPYYVFKDAGAKITLASPKGGQPPLDPKSDEPDAQSDDTRRFKADAEAQKALANTVKLSTVSAEDFDTVFYPGGHGPLWDLAEDKDSIKLIESMHGAGKLVTAVCHAPGIFKNTKSIVDGRQVTGFTNTEEAAVQLTDVVPFLVEDMLKANGGKYSKGADWAPHVVSDGNLITGQNPASSGPAAEAALKYLKR; encoded by the coding sequence ATGAACGTCCTGATGGTACTAACCTCGCACGACAAACTGGGCGACACGGGCAAGAAGACCGGCTTCTGGCTGGAAGAATTCGCCGCGCCCTACTACGTCTTCAAGGACGCCGGCGCAAAGATTACGCTGGCGTCGCCCAAAGGCGGCCAGCCGCCGCTCGATCCGAAGAGTGACGAACCCGACGCGCAAAGCGACGACACGCGCCGCTTCAAGGCCGACGCCGAGGCGCAGAAAGCGTTGGCGAACACGGTCAAGCTGTCGACCGTGTCCGCCGAGGATTTCGACACCGTGTTCTACCCCGGCGGCCACGGTCCGCTGTGGGACCTCGCCGAGGACAAGGATTCCATCAAGCTGATCGAGTCCATGCACGGTGCCGGCAAGCTGGTGACGGCGGTGTGCCACGCGCCGGGGATCTTCAAAAATACCAAATCGATCGTCGACGGCAGGCAGGTCACGGGCTTCACCAATACCGAAGAGGCCGCGGTACAGTTGACCGACGTGGTACCATTCCTGGTTGAGGACATGCTCAAGGCGAACGGCGGAAAATACAGCAAGGGCGCCGATTGGGCGCCGCACGTGGTCAGCGACGGAAACCTGATCACTGGCCAGAACCCGGCATCGTCGGGACCGGCCGCCGAGGCGGCGCTGAAGTACCTGAAGCGCTAG
- a CDS encoding DUF4402 domain-containing protein — protein MDARPAANLACFKIALIALALIASDRTLAAVGTASASCTVLEPIAVTKSADLSFGRFAAGPGGTVTVSTSGVRTASGIVPSADAGAPSAAIFLVTGSHGATFSIRHAASAALSRTAGSESMTLTTFSDLTAANATSGTVAGGTLSAGTQSIHIGGTLNVAPNQPVGNYAGEVSVTVEYN, from the coding sequence ATGGACGCCCGACCTGCCGCCAACCTGGCCTGCTTCAAGATTGCGTTGATTGCGCTCGCCTTGATCGCCAGCGACCGTACTCTCGCCGCTGTCGGCACCGCAAGCGCGAGCTGCACGGTGCTCGAGCCGATCGCGGTGACGAAGTCTGCCGACCTGTCATTCGGTAGGTTCGCCGCCGGGCCTGGCGGCACCGTCACCGTCAGCACCAGCGGTGTGCGCACCGCCAGCGGCATCGTTCCATCGGCGGACGCTGGCGCCCCGAGCGCCGCAATATTCCTCGTCACCGGAAGCCATGGCGCGACCTTCAGCATCCGGCACGCCGCCAGCGCCGCCCTGTCGCGCACCGCGGGTTCCGAGTCGATGACGCTGACGACGTTCAGCGACCTCACCGCGGCAAACGCAACCTCCGGCACCGTCGCCGGAGGCACGCTCAGCGCGGGTACGCAATCCATCCACATCGGCGGCACCTTGAACGTCGCGCCGAATCAGCCCGTCGGGAACTATGCCGGCGAAGTGTCCGTCACGGTCGAATACAACTAA
- a CDS encoding NAD(P)H-binding protein, whose translation MKVIVFGATGMVGQGVLRECLAASDVEQVVTVGRTPTGQQHPKLRELVHAEMWDYANVEEELAGFDACFFCIGVTSSGMAEKQYTHMTYDLTLAAATMLARRNPQMVFVYVSGAGADSSETSRTMWERVRGRTENALLKLPFRGVYIFRPGMIQPMFGVKSKTSSYRWFYTLTKPLLPLLRAMLPDQILSTPQMGQAMLNAVRHGAPKRVLEAADINALSKPA comes from the coding sequence ATGAAGGTGATCGTTTTCGGCGCCACCGGCATGGTCGGGCAGGGCGTGCTGCGCGAGTGCCTGGCCGCGTCCGACGTGGAGCAGGTGGTGACGGTCGGCCGCACGCCGACTGGCCAGCAGCATCCCAAGCTGCGCGAGCTGGTGCACGCCGAGATGTGGGACTACGCGAATGTGGAGGAGGAGCTGGCGGGCTTCGACGCCTGCTTCTTCTGCATCGGCGTCACCTCGTCGGGCATGGCGGAAAAACAGTACACGCACATGACGTACGACCTGACGCTGGCGGCGGCGACCATGCTGGCGCGGCGTAATCCGCAGATGGTGTTCGTGTACGTGTCGGGCGCCGGCGCCGACAGCAGCGAGACCAGCCGCACGATGTGGGAGCGGGTGCGCGGCAGGACCGAGAACGCGCTGCTCAAGCTGCCGTTCCGCGGCGTGTACATTTTCAGGCCGGGGATGATCCAGCCGATGTTCGGCGTGAAGTCGAAAACAAGCTCGTACCGGTGGTTCTACACGCTGACCAAGCCGCTGCTGCCGCTGCTGCGGGCGATGCTGCCGGATCAGATCCTGAGCACGCCGCAGATGGGACAGGCCATGCTGAACGCGGTGCGGCATGGCGCGCCGAAGCGCGTGCTCGAAGCCGCGGACATCAATGCCTTGAGCAAGCCGGCTTAG
- a CDS encoding substrate-binding domain-containing protein, giving the protein MIAASFAGGAASAADVIRMSTTTSTENSGLLGWLLPAFEAKTGAKVNVISVGTGKALELARNGDVDVTLVHARPMEDKFVADGYGVDRRDVMYNDFVVAGPVADPAHIRGGKDVLAAFRKIHASGAKFISRGDNSGTDIMEKNYWKAAGVQPSGTSYISAGLGMGEVLNMAAELQAYTLTDRATYGAYKAKTGLEIVVEGDKSMFNPYGIIAVNPAKHKDVNYKGAKLLIDWITSSEGQARIAAFKPSGQQLFYPSAAR; this is encoded by the coding sequence ATGATCGCCGCATCGTTTGCCGGCGGCGCCGCCTCCGCCGCCGACGTGATCCGCATGTCGACCACCACCAGCACCGAGAACTCGGGTTTGCTGGGCTGGCTGCTGCCGGCGTTCGAAGCGAAGACGGGCGCCAAGGTCAACGTCATTTCCGTCGGCACCGGCAAGGCGCTGGAGCTGGCCAGGAACGGCGACGTGGACGTGACGCTGGTGCATGCGCGGCCGATGGAAGACAAGTTCGTCGCCGACGGCTACGGCGTCGATCGCCGCGACGTGATGTACAACGACTTCGTGGTGGCGGGGCCGGTGGCCGATCCGGCCCACATTCGCGGCGGGAAGGACGTGCTGGCCGCGTTCCGCAAGATCCATGCGAGCGGAGCGAAGTTCATTTCGCGCGGCGACAACTCCGGCACCGACATCATGGAGAAGAACTACTGGAAGGCCGCCGGCGTCCAGCCGTCGGGAACCAGTTATATCTCCGCGGGCCTGGGCATGGGCGAAGTGCTGAACATGGCCGCCGAGCTGCAGGCGTACACGCTGACCGACCGCGCGACTTACGGCGCGTACAAGGCCAAGACGGGGCTGGAGATCGTGGTCGAGGGCGACAAGTCGATGTTCAACCCGTACGGGATCATCGCGGTCAATCCGGCAAAGCACAAGGACGTCAACTACAAGGGCGCGAAGCTGCTGATCGACTGGATCACGTCGAGCGAAGGGCAGGCGCGCATCGCGGCGTTCAAGCCGTCCGGGCAGCAGCTGTTCTACCCTTCGGCGGCGCGCTGA
- a CDS encoding energy-coupling factor ABC transporter ATP-binding protein, giving the protein MSALLAIEHLRKRFGERQLFDIDRFVLDASCAYVLTGVNGAGKSTLLRILAGLEHADAGSLTFDGKPMALDPYPAAMRAAIGYVHQHPIMFSTSVAHNIGYGLLARGMPKTQVQMEVTRAMEWAGVAHLQDSDPASLSGGEKQRVALARAKVLKPRLLLLDEPTANLDGAAREQVIALIPTLTAAGASVVMACHDPDLIGLPGVQRLKLRDGRIEHK; this is encoded by the coding sequence GTGAGCGCGCTGCTGGCCATCGAGCACCTGCGCAAGCGCTTCGGCGAGCGCCAGCTGTTCGATATCGACCGTTTCGTCCTCGACGCCTCATGCGCGTATGTTCTGACCGGCGTGAACGGGGCCGGCAAGAGCACCTTGCTGCGCATCCTGGCCGGGCTCGAACACGCCGACGCCGGATCGCTGACCTTCGACGGCAAGCCGATGGCGCTCGATCCGTATCCGGCCGCGATGCGCGCCGCCATCGGCTACGTGCACCAGCATCCGATCATGTTTTCCACCAGCGTCGCGCACAATATCGGCTACGGGCTGCTGGCGCGCGGTATGCCGAAAACTCAGGTGCAGATGGAAGTAACGCGGGCGATGGAGTGGGCCGGCGTGGCGCACTTGCAGGACAGCGATCCGGCCAGCCTGTCGGGCGGCGAGAAGCAGCGCGTGGCGCTGGCGCGCGCCAAGGTGCTCAAACCGCGCCTTCTGCTGCTCGACGAGCCGACCGCAAACCTCGACGGCGCCGCGCGCGAGCAGGTGATCGCGCTGATCCCGACCTTGACCGCGGCCGGCGCCAGCGTGGTGATGGCCTGCCACGATCCCGACCTGATCGGCCTGCCGGGCGTGCAGCGCCTGAAACTGCGCGATGGACGAATCGAACACAAATAA
- a CDS encoding ABC transporter permease has product MPLLDAISGAFALFLSGDSALWRIIWISLKTSLIGLALATPIAVALGYAIAAHRFRGRRVAIWLAQAALSLPTVLIGLLLYLMLSRAGPLGGLHWLFSQPGVIAGQFVIAMPVLVAFTLAAVQAADPRYAETAIAHGAAGWRVMTTVLYEVRFGVMAAIISGFGRVISEVGCALMVGGNIAGETRTITTAIALETSKGEFAQGIALGMVLVAIALLMNGALMLLQGDAHMARGHV; this is encoded by the coding sequence ATGCCTTTGCTCGACGCGATTAGCGGCGCCTTCGCCCTGTTCCTGTCCGGCGACTCGGCGCTGTGGCGCATCATCTGGATCTCCCTCAAGACCAGCCTGATCGGCCTGGCGCTGGCGACACCGATCGCCGTGGCGCTGGGCTATGCGATTGCGGCGCACCGCTTCCGCGGCCGCCGTGTGGCGATCTGGCTGGCGCAGGCGGCGCTGTCGCTGCCGACGGTGCTGATCGGCCTCCTGCTGTACCTGATGCTGTCGCGCGCGGGACCGCTCGGCGGGCTGCACTGGCTGTTTTCGCAGCCCGGCGTGATTGCCGGCCAGTTCGTCATCGCCATGCCGGTGCTGGTGGCGTTCACGCTCGCGGCGGTGCAGGCGGCCGATCCGCGCTACGCCGAAACCGCGATCGCGCACGGAGCCGCCGGCTGGCGCGTGATGACGACGGTGCTGTACGAGGTGCGCTTCGGCGTGATGGCGGCAATCATCAGCGGCTTCGGGCGCGTGATTTCCGAAGTCGGCTGCGCGCTGATGGTCGGCGGGAACATCGCCGGCGAAACGCGCACCATCACCACCGCCATCGCGCTGGAAACCAGCAAGGGCGAGTTCGCGCAGGGCATTGCGCTCGGCATGGTGCTGGTGGCGATCGCGCTGCTGATGAACGGCGCGCTGATGCTGCTGCAGGGCGACGCCCACATGGCGCGAGGCCACGTGTGA